Below is a window of Camelina sativa cultivar DH55 chromosome 11, Cs, whole genome shotgun sequence DNA.
aaaaaaacttctccttCTTCGCCACATTAACACCTGactagaagaaaaagaaaaaaaaactcaaaacaccgTAGAGATGAGATAAAGAGtcccaaaaagagaaaaagaaaaaaatggtgggACTAAGTATTGTTTTGGAGAtgactaacaacaacaacaacaacactgtAAGTGACGGCTGTTTAATTAGTCCTAAAGTCGTCAACAAAGCCAACGTTCTAGTCACCACCACCGCCATAACCTCCTCTGCCTCCTCCGTGACTAATCTCCATCTTCATTATCAAGATTCTGGGTTCCTCCAACATTGTTTTCTCTGTAGAAGAAAACTTCTCCCTGCCAAAGATATCTACATGTACAAGTATGTTACTTTACACTACTcaaaagattcttttttttttttttNNNNNNNNNNNNNNNNNNNNNNNNNNNNNNNNNNNNNNNNNNNNNNNNNNNNNNNNNNNNNNNNNNNNNNNNNNNNNNNNNNNNNNNNNNNNNNNNNNNNNNNNNNNNNNNNNNNNNNNNNNNNNNNNNNNNNNNNNNNNNNNNNNNNNNNNNNNNNNNNNNNNNNNNNNNNNNNNNNNNNNNNNNNNNNNNNNNNNNNNNNNNNNNNNNNNNNNNNNNNNNNNNNNNNNNNNNNNNNNNNNNNNNNNNNNNNNNNNNNNNNNNNNNNNNNNNNNNNNNNNNNNNNNNNNNNNNNNNNNNNNNNNNNNNNNNNNNNNNNNNNNNNNNNNNNNNNNNNNNNNNNNNNNNNNNNNNNNNNNNNtttttttttgtttttgtgggaTTTGGTTTAGAGGTGACAGAGCGTTCTGTAGCGTGGAGTGTAGATCGAAGCAGATGGTTATGgacgaagaagaaagcttcAGAAGAGAGTACTCTTCGTTTATGGATGTTAATACGACGAAGAAGAGTAAATCTTATTCTCCGGCTACTGCACCACCGTCGCGTTACCGTCGAGATCCGAGAAACCAAAGAGGCGGTTTTGCGTACTGAAAAgcgaagcagagagagagagagagacgagaaagAGACATCTCTCGCAAAAATGAACTGATGAAAATTTGTGTGATTTTGACTTTTTTACCCTTtggttaatttgttttgtcGTTTTGTTATCTCACGTCTAAAGCCGTAAGGGTGTTTTGGGTATTATCCtcggagctttttttttttttttttttttttttNATAATCTCTAATTTATCTATGGGAGcactaagtaaaaaaaatatttttatttaatttgaggCTTACCTTTTTGCGTACATTAACAAAGAGTAGAGTTTATGAAGATTATTAAAATCTCTCCAACCATATGTAGAGtaaactttattttaaagaattagaATTGTTGtaaactttattttaaagaattagaAGTTGTAAAGAGGATGAGAAACGAAATGGATTTAAGGTAATCTTGATTAGTGAGACTATGTTGATATAATCCACAACGCGACAAACGAAAAATGGACACGTAATAAATACcagtatatgtttctttttatctGATTATTACACCATTTAGtacttgtataaaataaataaagatattcTCTTGGTTTCATGCGTATTAAGCTTCAATATGTGTGGGAGAATCTTTAAGCTTTTCACCGACATAAGTTTCTATTCTTTAGTATATACCCCCTATATAATAGACGTATAAgaatttatttttaggatttcaaTGAAAAATTATTCTGTTATATTCGTTCTTtacaatagtaaaaaaaaacatattgtagTAATTGACTATATAGAACAATTTTTGAAGATCACTTACTTACTTTGTTTTATTCATAAAGGAAGAAAAGCACTATCTCGTATGTGGTATATATAGCATGTCCAAAATTAATACAGTACTACGACGTACACAACATtaacatgttatatattcaGTCAACaaagatatcttcttcttcttgtatgtttttttttccatagtGATGAAAAAGTATTATGTTTCTCGTGTCAGAACGTACGATTCTAAATgttgattatttgattttatcagATGGAAAGGAACATATACATCAATGATCACTGGAATGTTCCAAAATGTTCAACTTGAAATTTGAAGGATATATAACAAATCGTTTTAAAGATGACACATTATTGGATCAAATGGCTTTTACTATTGTGGTTTTGCTATTagtcaaaaacagagaaaaaaaactctagatttCTGCAATATGTAATAtcagattaacaaaaaaaaagttcatgcaGGAAACATCAATTAATGTTTACTTTTTAGTATTGACCAACAACGATGGTGATCGTTACAGTCTCTTTTATCAATTTGGTCAAGAAGAAGACTCACAAGATTCTTATAGTTTTCTTAAGTTATGGAATAAAGAGTGGGGCAAAATTTATTTTGGCATTTTACCTTGTCTtcatgtaataataatatgtatgtcccatgaaaatataattgatttagtGCTCCACATTCATAGGATCCGACTGTAAAAAGACAGTGAGGTCCCTTACTTGtctgtctctttctttctcacttTCAAAGTGGGTTCATCACTTCATTGTATTGTATTGGACTATTGGCTATTGTGTGTGGGGTTGTTTCAATAGTTTTGTGATCAATTCCTTAATtcaatgccaaaaaaaaaaaaaaaaaaaaaNGAGAATCTGGTTTTTAGTTGAACACAGCAATAACTCTTTTAAATTAATGCAATAGGCACTGGCACTGCTCTCCTCACATAACAACACCTGCTCATTCATTAACAATGGCTCTCGATTGCATGTCTGACTGATTAAATTATACAGTACATTACAGcctgtaaaaaaataaactgatgAACTCATAGATACGTCAGAGGAGTTTAATGTAATTCCAAATATCTTtagtagattaaaaaaatgtttagctTAGGAAATTGTGAATTTGATTACCAACCTACTTGGTTTAGTTATTAGGGTTAATCCCAACTATGCTTTATACAAACATGGAAGTGGATAAGGCTTCTGATATTTTTAGTGGAAGTGGATTTAATAAATACGTAATACATTAATAAATGAAGGTCAGGCCACATGTTCCCTTTTAAACCATCATTCTTAATGCAACAATCCACCTTTTTACCAGAGGCACACTACACAACTTAAATACTCAAAAGGTTAGAGGATGTAGCATAGAGTAGagtccacaacaacaacaaaaataaactgTGTTATGTTAGGCACAGGCAGATAGTTACGTTTTTGGCTCATAATTAAGTAAATAGATTTGATGGCAATTGATAATGatgggaaaacgagattttatCTCGAAGTATGGTGATTGGTGAGATTATATATACTCAAACCGGTTTTAGACTATACTAATAATCACAGAATTTATCGACTACGTTAAACAGAGACCAAATGATGTTTTTGAATCTTGGTATGTTTGTTACGTTCCATAGGCGTGAAACCTCAGAAACTCTTAACACAAAACTTTGTAGAGGTGACCTGCCATGAAGACTTGCTGATTAAGGAAACCTGTGAGAGAGCTATTAGTATAATGCCTTTTATGTTCCTT
It encodes the following:
- the LOC104725399 gene encoding uncharacterized protein LOC104725399, which gives rise to MVGLSIVLEMTNNNNNNTVSDGCLISPKVVNKANVLVTTTAITSSASSVTNLHLHYQDSGFLQHCFLCRRKLLPAKDIYMYKGDRAFCSVECRSKQMVMDEEESFRREYSSFMDVNTTKKSKSYSPATAPPSRYRRDPRNQRGGFAY